The Blautia hydrogenotrophica DSM 10507 genome window below encodes:
- a CDS encoding NAD(P)H-dependent oxidoreductase subunit E, with the protein MTEQETIEEIFEYYKGRDDCASQESLVDMFREIQEVYGYIPAELKERMAREFCVKETFLNCIIQRYPSLKEQKITHTVIVCSGERCRNKNAAELLAYIRKSLKIQKNGSSEDGKVCLRTQNCLRHCRTSPNISVDGEIQTGMTCEKWKQILQSWS; encoded by the coding sequence ATGACAGAGCAGGAGACTATAGAAGAAATTTTTGAGTACTATAAAGGACGTGATGACTGTGCCAGTCAGGAGAGTCTTGTTGATATGTTTCGGGAAATCCAGGAGGTATACGGATATATTCCAGCAGAATTAAAAGAACGCATGGCGAGGGAATTCTGTGTGAAAGAGACCTTTTTAAACTGTATTATTCAAAGGTATCCGAGCCTGAAGGAACAAAAAATCACACACACAGTGATCGTTTGCAGCGGAGAGAGGTGCAGAAATAAAAATGCGGCGGAGCTTTTGGCGTATATAAGAAAAAGCTTGAAAATTCAGAAAAACGGGAGTTCTGAGGACGGAAAAGTCTGTCTGCGAACCCAGAACTGTCTGAGACACTGCCGGACCTCCCCCAACATTTCTGTTGATGGGGAGATCCAGACAGGAATGACTTGTGAGAAGTGGAAACAGATTTTACAGTCATGGAGCTAA
- a CDS encoding polysaccharide deacetylase family protein → MKIPTQLKPISKVAAYLLFFMAAYLLGMGAASLTSSKTTVATSSEANSNWGLSFQEDGKAPVGNASCEELKQYHAAYMDDTEEKVIYLTFDCGYENGNLPAILDALKKHQAVGTFFVVGNFLETSPDLTKRMVKEGHIVGNHTYHHPDMSQISSQESFSKELKDVEELFQEITGETMSHYYRPPQGKYSTENLKMASQMGYNTFFWSLAYVDWLQDQQPSSQEAFDKLLSRIHPGAVVLLHSTSSTNAQILDELLTKWEDMGYHFAPLSDLAEKI, encoded by the coding sequence ATGAAAATTCCAACTCAGTTAAAACCAATCTCCAAAGTAGCAGCCTACCTGCTTTTTTTCATGGCAGCCTACCTGCTGGGTATGGGAGCGGCCAGTTTGACCTCTTCCAAAACGACAGTCGCCACCTCCTCCGAGGCCAATAGCAATTGGGGACTAAGTTTTCAAGAAGACGGCAAAGCTCCTGTGGGAAATGCTTCCTGCGAAGAACTAAAACAATATCACGCCGCCTACATGGATGACACAGAAGAAAAAGTCATCTACCTTACTTTCGACTGCGGCTACGAAAATGGAAACCTTCCAGCCATCTTAGATGCCCTGAAAAAGCATCAGGCTGTGGGAACTTTTTTCGTGGTAGGCAACTTTTTGGAGACCAGCCCTGATCTGACCAAACGAATGGTGAAAGAAGGACACATCGTCGGCAACCACACTTATCACCATCCTGATATGTCCCAAATCTCCTCTCAGGAATCCTTTTCCAAAGAACTCAAAGACGTAGAAGAACTCTTCCAGGAGATCACCGGGGAAACCATGAGCCACTATTACCGGCCTCCCCAGGGGAAATACAGCACGGAAAACCTGAAAATGGCCAGTCAGATGGGCTACAACACCTTTTTCTGGAGCCTGGCCTATGTGGACTGGCTGCAAGACCAGCAGCCCTCGTCCCAGGAAGCCTTTGACAAACTTCTCAGTCGCATTCATCCTGGAGCCGTCGTCCTTTTACACAGCACTTCCTCCACAAATGCTCAAATTTTAGATGAACTCCTGACCAAGTGGGAAGACATGGGATATCACTTCGCCCCACTCTCCGATCTGGCTGAAAAAATATAA
- a CDS encoding GNAT family N-acetyltransferase, whose protein sequence is MKFLNALAEGNRYLESFRELYEGSFPPLEKKPFDFMRERAEAGLMSFWAMEEGGEFIGLVITMEAGGRALLDYFAIHPKFQSNGYGGRAIHELLKVFEGKKFIFEIEVQDQNAPNAEERRRRKEFYLRNGLKETGVFVNLYHTDYELITPDGSVTIEDYCGILSDVLGEEMVKELKPRQIPAIG, encoded by the coding sequence ATGAAGTTTTTAAACGCGTTGGCAGAAGGAAATCGATACTTAGAATCTTTTCGTGAGCTTTATGAGGGTTCTTTTCCACCTTTGGAGAAGAAACCTTTTGATTTTATGCGGGAACGGGCAGAAGCTGGATTGATGAGCTTTTGGGCCATGGAGGAAGGAGGAGAGTTCATTGGCCTGGTCATTACCATGGAAGCGGGAGGAAGGGCTCTCTTAGACTATTTTGCCATTCATCCTAAATTCCAGAGCAACGGTTATGGCGGACGGGCTATCCATGAGCTTCTGAAGGTGTTTGAGGGAAAAAAATTTATTTTCGAGATCGAAGTTCAAGATCAAAATGCTCCGAATGCAGAAGAACGCAGGCGAAGAAAAGAGTTTTACTTGAGAAATGGATTGAAAGAGACGGGAGTGTTTGTAAATCTCTATCATACAGACTATGAGCTGATTACACCTGACGGAAGTGTGACCATAGAGGATTACTGTGGGATATTGTCGGATGTTCTAGGAGAAGAAATGGTAAAAGAATTAAAACCCAGACAGATACCGGCGATCGGATAG
- a CDS encoding tRNA dihydrouridine synthase: MRYYFAPMEGINGYLYRRIHAHLFPGIDKYFMPFLVPHVKRSFNSKELKEIAPENNKGLYAVPQIMTNKAEDFISTAKKLRDLGYDEVNLNLGCPSKTVVSKGRGSGFLAYPKELERFLDEIFEKLDMKISVKTRAGVEEEEEFLTLLDIYNRFPMEELIVHPRLQTDYYKKPVRFSVFLQASAASRNPLCYNGDLIYAQDIERFAREFPQVDRVMIGRGLLRNPGLVREAAQGIVLDKETLREYHDQIYEAYQEVLYGDRNILFRMKELWCFMGSLFEDPKKYIKKIQKSQRLSEYEQAVEGLFMQREFEGKMRR; this comes from the coding sequence ATGAGGTATTATTTTGCACCTATGGAGGGAATTAACGGCTATCTCTACCGCCGGATTCACGCCCACTTGTTTCCTGGAATTGACAAGTATTTTATGCCTTTTTTGGTTCCTCATGTGAAAAGGTCTTTTAACAGCAAAGAACTGAAAGAAATCGCACCGGAAAATAATAAAGGCTTGTATGCCGTGCCCCAGATTATGACGAATAAGGCTGAGGATTTCATCAGTACCGCGAAAAAATTGCGGGACTTAGGCTATGACGAGGTGAATCTGAATCTGGGGTGCCCTTCCAAGACGGTGGTGTCCAAGGGAAGGGGTTCCGGTTTTTTGGCTTATCCCAAAGAGCTGGAACGTTTTTTAGATGAGATTTTTGAAAAGCTGGATATGAAAATATCAGTGAAGACCAGAGCGGGGGTGGAAGAGGAAGAAGAGTTTTTAACTTTGCTGGATATTTACAATCGTTTTCCTATGGAAGAATTGATTGTCCATCCAAGATTACAGACAGATTATTATAAGAAGCCCGTGAGATTTTCTGTGTTTTTGCAGGCGTCGGCGGCCAGCCGAAATCCTTTGTGTTACAATGGAGATTTAATCTATGCACAAGACATTGAGAGATTCGCGCGAGAATTTCCTCAGGTAGACCGAGTGATGATTGGACGTGGGCTGCTGAGGAATCCAGGTCTTGTGAGAGAGGCCGCTCAAGGGATAGTTCTGGACAAAGAGACTCTTCGGGAGTACCATGACCAGATCTATGAGGCTTATCAGGAAGTTTTGTACGGGGACCGCAACATTCTGTTTCGAATGAAAGAGCTGTGGTGTTTTATGGGAAGTCTTTTTGAAGACCCTAAAAAATACATAAAAAAGATTCAGAAATCCCAGAGACTTTCAGAATATGAACAGGCAGTGGAAGGACTTTTCATGCAGCGGGAGTTTGAGGGGAAAATGAGAAGATGA
- the yaaA gene encoding peroxide stress protein YaaA codes for MKIIISPAKKMICQSDLLEASSKPVFLEKTKQLLEYLKGLSYEEAKELWKCNDKIARLNYERIQTMHLDRNLTPALLSYEGIQYQYMAPSVMEEEQLGYLQKHLRILSGFYGLLRPLDGVVPYRLEMQAKARPAGYENLYEFWGNALCQELTKEEDCIVNLASKEYVQTIERHCPVGVQILTCVFGEVRGDKVIQKGTLAKMARGEMVRYMAQRKVLDLNELKEFSGLNFVYREDLSKKDQFVYVFSCKSDKDDI; via the coding sequence ATGAAGATCATTATATCGCCTGCCAAGAAGATGATCTGCCAGTCAGATTTGCTGGAGGCAAGTTCAAAGCCGGTATTTTTAGAGAAGACAAAACAGCTATTGGAATACCTGAAGGGTTTGTCTTATGAGGAAGCGAAAGAACTTTGGAAATGTAATGATAAGATAGCGAGACTGAACTATGAGCGCATTCAGACTATGCATTTAGACAGAAATCTGACACCAGCTCTGCTCTCCTATGAGGGAATTCAGTATCAATACATGGCTCCCAGTGTGATGGAGGAAGAACAACTGGGATATCTACAAAAACATTTGAGAATTTTGTCAGGGTTTTATGGGCTTTTGCGTCCTCTGGATGGAGTGGTGCCATACCGTCTGGAAATGCAGGCAAAAGCAAGACCAGCAGGGTATGAAAATCTTTATGAATTTTGGGGGAATGCATTGTGCCAGGAGCTTACCAAAGAAGAGGATTGCATCGTAAATTTGGCTTCCAAGGAATACGTTCAGACTATTGAGAGGCATTGTCCTGTGGGAGTACAGATTCTCACCTGTGTCTTTGGAGAAGTAAGAGGGGATAAGGTCATTCAAAAAGGTACGCTGGCAAAGATGGCTAGGGGAGAGATGGTTCGCTATATGGCACAGCGAAAGGTTTTGGATTTGAATGAATTGAAAGAGTTTTCCGGTTTGAATTTTGTCTATAGGGAAGATTTGTCTAAAAAAGATCAGTTTGTCTACGTGTTTTCTTGCAAAAGTGACAAAGACGACATATAA
- the cysK gene encoding cysteine synthase A produces the protein MIYQNVLEAIGHTPMIQLNHMVGPKDARVLVKFEGLNVGGSVKTRTAYNMICEAEKQGVLKPDSIIVEPTSGNQGIGLALVGAVKGYKTVIIMPDSVSRERKLLVEHYGAKVILIHDAGNIGDCIDECLRTAKKMARENPRVFVPQQFENPANPMAHRHHTGLEILEQVAGPIDGFCSGIGTGGTITGIGETLKALNPKIRIWAVEPENAAILAGGTVGTHIQMGIGDGVVPEVLNQEIYDSIYIVTDDEALQTAKDLARKEGLMCGISSGTNVAAALKLAHELGEGKTVVTILPDTAERYFSTPLFE, from the coding sequence ATGATTTATCAGAATGTTTTAGAGGCAATTGGGCATACACCTATGATTCAACTGAATCATATGGTAGGGCCCAAAGACGCGAGGGTGTTGGTGAAATTTGAAGGATTGAATGTGGGCGGTTCGGTGAAGACAAGAACCGCTTATAATATGATCTGTGAGGCAGAAAAACAGGGAGTCCTAAAACCGGATTCTATTATTGTAGAGCCTACTAGCGGCAATCAAGGAATTGGGTTGGCTTTGGTAGGGGCTGTCAAAGGTTATAAGACCGTGATTATCATGCCGGATTCCGTCAGCCGCGAAAGAAAATTATTGGTGGAACATTATGGGGCTAAGGTGATTTTGATTCACGATGCTGGGAATATTGGGGACTGTATTGATGAATGTCTGAGAACTGCAAAGAAAATGGCCAGGGAAAATCCCAGAGTTTTCGTGCCTCAGCAGTTTGAAAATCCCGCCAATCCCATGGCACACCGTCACCATACGGGACTGGAAATCTTAGAACAGGTTGCAGGTCCCATCGACGGGTTCTGTTCGGGAATCGGCACTGGAGGTACCATTACAGGGATTGGAGAGACTCTAAAGGCGTTGAATCCAAAGATTCGCATCTGGGCTGTGGAGCCTGAGAATGCAGCGATCTTGGCCGGAGGCACTGTGGGAACGCACATTCAAATGGGAATCGGCGATGGAGTGGTTCCAGAAGTCTTAAATCAGGAAATTTACGATTCCATTTACATTGTGACAGATGACGAGGCTTTGCAGACAGCAAAAGATTTAGCGAGAAAAGAAGGGCTGATGTGTGGAATTTCCAGCGGTACCAATGTAGCTGCGGCGCTAAAGCTGGCACATGAGTTAGGAGAGGGGAAAACCGTGGTGACAATCCTGCCGGATACCGCGGAGCGCTATTTCTCCACACCTCTGTTTGAATAA